The following coding sequences lie in one Deltaproteobacteria bacterium IMCC39524 genomic window:
- the hslO gene encoding Hsp33 family molecular chaperone HslO, with the protein MSDHMIRVLTNDGAIRVSVASTTALVEEVRRRQQTDPTASVAIGRLATAAALMGSLLKGQQRVGLTIEGNGPLQRLQAETNAHGQVRATLKVASAGLPPRDGRYDVAGAVGHAGFLHVVKDLDMKEPYRGTVQLVSSEIAEDLAYYFTTSEQTPSSVALGVELGLHAEVVAAGGFLLQLMPEADDSMADRLSERLSRMSPTTTMLSQGLMPEAITACILEDFPYQILGSTELTFACSCSQRQTIKLLRSLGVEELDRLIEKDSEASVTCEYCKDVYTVKADTLQEIRASL; encoded by the coding sequence ATGTCTGATCATATGATTCGTGTCTTGACTAACGATGGCGCCATCCGCGTCAGCGTCGCCTCAACCACCGCCCTAGTCGAGGAAGTCCGTCGTCGGCAGCAGACCGATCCGACCGCCAGCGTCGCTATCGGTCGCCTGGCTACGGCTGCAGCCTTAATGGGCAGCCTTCTCAAGGGCCAGCAACGGGTCGGCCTGACGATCGAAGGCAACGGGCCTTTGCAAAGGTTGCAGGCTGAGACCAATGCTCATGGTCAGGTACGGGCAACCCTCAAGGTGGCATCGGCAGGCCTGCCGCCACGTGACGGGCGGTACGATGTCGCCGGAGCCGTCGGTCACGCCGGGTTTCTGCACGTCGTCAAGGACCTTGATATGAAAGAGCCTTACCGCGGCACGGTGCAACTGGTCAGCAGTGAAATTGCAGAAGATTTGGCATACTATTTCACCACTTCGGAGCAGACACCGTCAAGTGTCGCCCTGGGCGTTGAACTGGGGCTGCACGCTGAAGTGGTCGCGGCCGGAGGGTTCCTGCTGCAATTAATGCCCGAAGCTGATGACAGCATGGCCGACCGTCTCTCCGAACGGCTCTCCAGGATGTCGCCAACCACGACTATGCTCAGCCAGGGACTGATGCCTGAAGCGATCACAGCATGCATCCTTGAGGACTTCCCTTATCAGATCCTCGGCAGCACGGAGCTGACCTTTGCCTGCAGCTGTAGCCAACGGCAAACCATCAAACTGCTGCGCAGCCTCGGCGTCGAAGAACTGGACCGATTGATCGAGAAAGATAGCGAGGCCTCTGTGACTTGCGAATACTGCAAAGACGTCTACACCGTAAAAGCTGACACCTTGCAGGAAATCAGGGCGAGTCTTTGA
- a CDS encoding NusG domain II-containing protein — MKAPWHFMTGGDWLVVLLLLTSSLAGIVSIAAMSEGSRVLVTCGDELCFTAPLDQPRTLAIDGPLGQTKLVIDEQGARIVESPCPRKICVSMGVAKHTADLLACVPNRILVHIDGSSGKEVSYDLLSR, encoded by the coding sequence ATGAAAGCGCCCTGGCACTTCATGACCGGGGGTGACTGGCTGGTCGTCCTTCTCCTCCTGACAAGCTCCCTGGCCGGGATCGTCTCGATAGCGGCTATGTCAGAAGGCTCTCGTGTTCTGGTCACCTGCGGCGACGAGCTCTGTTTTACTGCTCCGCTTGACCAACCTCGTACTCTTGCCATAGACGGCCCCTTGGGACAAACTAAGCTTGTCATTGATGAACAGGGAGCCCGGATTGTAGAATCTCCCTGTCCACGTAAAATCTGCGTCAGCATGGGTGTGGCAAAACATACGGCGGACCTGCTGGCCTGCGTGCCGAACCGTATTCTGGTGCACATCGACGGCTCTTCCGGCAAGGAGGTGTCTTATGACCTGCTCAGCCGTTGA
- a CDS encoding DUF445 family protein encodes MLETISWLPWLVPPLLGALIGYVTNYIAIRMLFRPLRPWHLFGVRIPLTPGIIPSKRGELAQRMGEMVGAHLLTAEDVRLTLEKPAFRRELKSAVNDKLQAFLSRELGSLETLVPESYHRRFRELVSTLRVKAVGAITEYLASDAFEAQVRNFIQEKGDRLLARDLESFLTPERYQKLQSHLDTRVTTILHSDTTAGAVERFVEDRLERLLQSERSLRDFLPKDLVEVLLQQLEKEVPPLLERFGGMLYDPDFRQRLVERARQGIDTFLDSLGGLAGLLSGFVDLDKIYNRIPEFIDKAGEELSHWLREEKTQQQVAGMLRERLEGILDKPVSRFLEKAPYEKVAGARRYLSERSVAAVQSRRTTELLLGFADKGLHRTKDRSFRSLLDENLPEGGMEQVQNDLVERLLALARSVEAANAIDTVIKEKLEAWIFEKPLGRLAERLPADVLEELEDGLYRQVGDVLQKEVPPLIETLNVTRMVEEKVNQLDILQVEDLLMGVMKEQFKYINLFGAVLGFLIGLINLAVLWMA; translated from the coding sequence ATGTTAGAAACTATTTCCTGGTTGCCCTGGCTGGTGCCGCCCCTGCTTGGCGCGCTGATCGGCTATGTGACCAACTACATCGCCATTCGCATGCTCTTTCGTCCCTTGCGACCCTGGCATCTTTTCGGTGTGCGTATACCGCTGACCCCGGGGATTATCCCGTCCAAGCGCGGTGAACTAGCGCAGCGCATGGGTGAAATGGTCGGCGCCCACCTCCTGACAGCCGAGGATGTTCGCCTAACGCTGGAAAAACCCGCTTTTCGGCGTGAACTGAAGAGCGCCGTCAATGACAAGCTCCAAGCTTTTCTCTCTCGCGAGCTTGGCTCCCTCGAGACCCTTGTGCCGGAAAGTTACCACCGCCGTTTCCGTGAGCTGGTTTCGACTCTGCGGGTCAAAGCGGTTGGAGCGATTACTGAATACCTGGCAAGCGATGCCTTCGAAGCTCAGGTGCGTAACTTCATTCAGGAAAAAGGCGATCGCCTTTTGGCCCGCGACCTGGAAAGTTTCCTGACCCCGGAGCGTTATCAGAAATTGCAGAGTCACCTCGACACGCGCGTGACCACGATCCTGCACTCGGACACAACTGCCGGGGCGGTTGAGCGCTTTGTCGAAGATCGCCTAGAACGGCTGCTGCAGAGCGAGCGTTCACTGCGCGACTTCCTGCCTAAGGATCTGGTCGAGGTCCTCCTCCAACAGCTCGAAAAAGAAGTGCCGCCTCTGCTGGAGCGTTTCGGTGGCATGCTCTACGATCCCGATTTTCGACAGCGCTTGGTGGAACGTGCCCGTCAGGGGATTGACACCTTTCTCGATTCTCTCGGCGGTCTCGCCGGCCTCTTGAGCGGGTTTGTCGACCTGGACAAGATCTACAACCGCATCCCGGAGTTCATCGACAAAGCCGGGGAGGAGCTCTCGCACTGGCTGCGCGAAGAAAAGACCCAGCAACAGGTTGCTGGCATGCTTCGCGAGCGCCTTGAAGGGATCCTCGACAAACCCGTCAGCCGTTTCCTGGAAAAGGCTCCCTACGAAAAAGTTGCCGGAGCCAGGCGGTATCTCAGCGAACGCTCGGTTGCAGCGGTGCAGAGTCGGCGCACAACTGAGCTTTTGCTTGGTTTCGCCGACAAAGGATTGCACCGGACCAAGGACCGTTCTTTTCGCAGCCTGCTCGATGAGAACCTGCCCGAAGGCGGCATGGAACAAGTGCAAAACGACCTGGTTGAGCGTCTCCTTGCACTGGCCCGCTCCGTTGAAGCGGCCAATGCGATTGACACCGTAATCAAAGAGAAGCTCGAGGCCTGGATTTTTGAGAAGCCCCTGGGACGGTTGGCTGAACGCTTGCCTGCCGATGTCCTGGAAGAGCTTGAAGACGGACTTTACCGCCAGGTCGGTGATGTCTTGCAAAAAGAGGTGCCACCGCTGATCGAAACCCTCAACGTGACCCGCATGGTGGAAGAAAAGGTCAATCAACTCGATATCCTGCAGGTAGAAGATTTACTGATGGGGGTCATGAAGGAACAGTTCAAGTACATCAACCTGTTCGGTGCCGTGCTCGGTTTTTTAATCGGCTTGATCAACCTCGCTGTTTTGTGGATGGCCTGA
- a CDS encoding Gx transporter family protein yields the protein MTCSAVDVQALSRSRRQVFLGLFIAIAVSLHAFESLLPTPVPWLRLGLANIMTLVALYLYDGRAAWSVSLARVGIGALLLGRIFGPGFWLALVGTLFATSAMIIVYRVAGRRLSPIGISAIGAGGHALGQILAARLLVVQHAAIWQVLPFFMLFTLFAGVLTGWLAALLLEELRELPAFQQANGALTNQ from the coding sequence ATGACCTGCTCAGCCGTTGATGTCCAAGCCTTGAGTCGTTCCCGGCGGCAGGTTTTTCTGGGGCTCTTTATTGCCATCGCCGTTTCCTTGCACGCTTTTGAGAGTCTGCTGCCAACACCCGTGCCCTGGTTGCGTCTCGGGCTGGCCAATATCATGACTCTGGTGGCGCTTTATCTCTACGATGGTCGCGCTGCATGGAGTGTCAGCCTGGCGCGGGTTGGTATCGGGGCGCTCCTGCTTGGCAGGATTTTCGGACCAGGCTTCTGGTTGGCTTTAGTCGGCACCCTCTTCGCAACATCTGCTATGATTATCGTGTACCGTGTCGCCGGGCGGCGTTTGAGTCCGATCGGGATATCAGCCATCGGGGCGGGAGGTCATGCCCTGGGGCAAATTCTGGCGGCTCGTTTACTGGTTGTGCAGCATGCGGCAATCTGGCAGGTTCTGCCGTTCTTTATGTTATTTACGCTCTTTGCCGGGGTGCTGACCGGATGGCTGGCCGCACTTTTGCTTGAAGAACTAAGAGAGCTCCCGGCCTTTCAACAAGCGAACGGGGCGCTTACTAACCAATGA